ATATAGGTTTTACATTTGAAGgttgtataatataatatattgcgAGTAGATCTGGTTGACTTTAAGCTTTTGAGGAAACATAAAAGTGTAATGTCATTGCAGAAGCTTTATACAACTTTGTCACTACATTGGAGTTTTGTCTTTGTGATCATTTGAAATATTAGAAGCACACAGCAAAACAACATACACCTAATCAAGAATCACCATTAGCctgagttttgttttaaaatctgGCTAGAGCCTATGTAGATGTATCTCCCTGCAGTTTCCGAGTAAGCATGAATAAGGTTCAGTTCAAATAAAGGAAGCGAAAAGAAAACAAGTTTCCAGCAATATGAACATACCTTTAGATTGGTTTAGAGAGGAAGCTTGTCCAAGGGTTTCAAGACTGCGACGTTACTTCGTTCTGATTTCATGTACTTGTCGTAAGTGACCCTCAGTTTTCCTGTCTTCGCAGCTTTATGGAACCTTAGGATCATGTCAGAACAATCCCTGTGATAAAACAATTGTATACAAAGGAGTTTAACCATTGTAATCAGTCAAGTGATCTGCAAGATGTTGATTCTAAAGAGACAGTTTACTTACTTCATTTGGGAGACATTGTAGTGGGTATGGCTGTTTAGGAGCGCGGTCCAAACTGGAGTCATATGTAAAGTGCAGCGTGCTACATAGATGGCTGATGCGCAGAGCAACGAAGGCTTGAACTTCAAAGCTTCATACTCAACCAAGCACAGCTCTATTAGGTAGAAGGAGAgttgttgaagctgacaaaatTGTAGTATCAAATGCCTGCTTAGTCATACATGTTTGTTTTTACAGTTTATACAGCTTATCAGATACTAGTTCCACCCATaccttcttgtttgattgagCAGCTTTTAGGAACCTCAACATGAAAACGTAAGGGGTCGCTTCATTCAAACGGAACTTTAACTGTTTGAGCATAGTCCTCTcctaaaaaaagaaagaagattaaCAATGCAACGACAAATAATTGTCAAAAAATGGCTACAGAAGTGGAACCATAAACAGAGTTTATTTATACCATTCCCAGGATTTGTTCTCTTGTGTAAGTTTCTGCGGAGATGCTAATCAAGTCTTTGATCTGCACATGGACATATACAATAGATTCTGTAAATTTAAGTTAGAAGCCATATGGAGTTGAGGAGAGGATTTGGCTTTCAGGATTAGTGTCACTTACCCTAGGATGCCAATAGTCCTCGTATTTAGAGGCAAGTAAGAGCGCAGTAAGACCAATCAATTGCATCTCATTTTTCTGTACTGGAACTTGGGAGAGGTAGCGATCCAATAAATTCATTGTGAGGTAGAGAGTCTCATGCATCAGATCAAATTTGGAATGAACCTGCAAACAAATAGGCAATAGCGAGATATATGATTCAGAAACTGAGTAGCGAAAATAGTAAGTCGAAATGAAAAGGATAAAAAACTGCACTCACTTCGATAAGCCAATTTATCAAAATTCCACGCGTAACAGGACTAACTTTTGTCTGAGTTGACAAGTAGTATCCCAAAGCTGGATTTAACGCCTGCAGCAGCAGCATTTCAAGTCAAAACTACTGGAAAGCTTAAATTCTTCTTGTGGAATTTAAGCTTAAATTCTTCTTGTGGAATTTATTCAATATTCAAGAGCATAAGAACAAGTTTAGTATAGTATGTATGTGGAACAAGTGGATTACCTCAGCAGTCCAATAGAACTGATATATGTCGTCCACGTATTCTGCAACTTCTAGCTGATTGGATTCATCATCAATGTTTGGAAGTTTTTCTTGCTGTGCAGTCTCATCATTTTTCTTATGGAGTTGCAAGTAAAGTTATTAGCAAtattggaaagaaaaaaacaggtCACACACACAATTGCTAGAAGATTTTTGTGTGTACCTTCGATCCAGTTACTAGTAGAGATGTGAAAGACTTTCTACGTTTTGATTTTGGTCTCGCTGTAACGTCCAACACTTTCGTAGAAGAGTCTTTTTTTACATTAGATGAACTCTCTCCTTGAGTATCTTCTTTAGGACCTTCTGTTTCAGTCTGTTCCGGAATTGACAGTGCCGATGCAGCTTCTTCAGGTGAAGGGACCGAAAGAAAAGATTGTGATTTGCTTTTACCGACCGGGGGCTTCTTAAGAGGACTACGGTTTTGCAGCGAGGTCCTCACAGTTGTCTGGATCTTTAGTGAGAGAGAAAGCGTATTAGATATATACTAAACTAAAAATCTCAATACGACTGTGGCTATTGGCAGATGAAATGATCAGAATAATAAgagcaaacaaaacaaaagactgATCTAGCAGTTCAATGATGGTAGACAGGGCAAAAATATTGTTGAGAGATCTTCATATAGTGTTGGCTTTTTATGAGAAGGAACCACTTGCATACAAGgaattaatgtatattaccTTGATAGATTTCCTTGCGATACGGACCTTATTCTTACTCTGGTTGGTTCCGTCCCTGACCATGCAAAGAAAATGAACTTAGCAGCGTATATCTCAGGCTGCAGCTCacaaatgatataaaaaaattctggtTCTCAAAGATGAGAAGCATCAGCTTCACTTCTGAAGTGATGATGTCAGAAACAAGCATATTTACTTACGATGGTATAGTACTGACACTTGTCCGTGTTTTCCAGGTAAAGCTTCTGGCACTGCTTAGCTGGGCTTTGTTGCTGACTTTACCGGCTGAAACAATACAACCTCCCTCATATCAGATACTGAGCCAATTACCTTACAACTCTAACATACAAATTTCCATTACACATCGGAAGTTTAGAAAAGAAATCCATGTTACCTAGACCTTGACCCAATTGTTTTGAATCAAAGCTTGAGACATTTTCCTGCACGAAAAAGGATGGAGGAAACAACATCAGGTATTTTGATTAATCAAATTCATGATCTAAGTCGATATTTGCTCTAACTGATATGTATATTAATTGCGATACTCTAATTAATATCATAGATTCCACATGCATGTAGTTATGTTGAGTTGAAAGCATACGCCTATACGGCCTGAATATAGTTTACCAAAACAGTTGTTGTACCTTGGTAGATTTTTTCAGTGAAATATCATGAACTCTGGCAGAACCAACTGAAATCCTACACACAGAAAGGTCAATTAGGACAGAATCGTCAACTCAAGTCATTGTCAAAAGTGAGATAATTTATACATGGAACCACGTAGATTCTatctgcaaaacctagttgaccAAAAAGAAATGGAAGAGGACGATTCATTGACAAAAGGGCTTCCTAGCAAAGGCTTCCATTCTCAGAAAAATATGCTTAATGCAGAGAAGCTACTAATCTCAATGTATAGATTTAACGCTCCTGTATGTATGTGATGTACTGCATACCTTTGCGGATTTGCACATTTTACACCCTTCCATTTCCTGCATTGTTTCATGTTCAATAGAACGACTTTAGAACAGAAGAAAGACATGCTTCCTAAACAATCAGTTTGATTAAGAGGACAATGGTAAACTGTCAAACTGATCCACGAGAAAGCACGAAAAGAACCCTTAAAGGTAAGCAAACTTACATGGTACTGCTGCCAGAAAGCGCTGGCCTTAAAGTGTTCCCACCAACATTACTCAAATCAGCCAATGCTTTTCTTGTGACCTTAGTATATTTCTCTGGAAAAGAGACACAGTTTCAGAGTTTAACTTAAGAAAAAACACATCCCCGAAATATAATGATAACTCTCGGCTATAAGCTTACCAGAATTTTCATTACTGCTTTTGTTCTGGCCCGTGACTCTTGAAGTTCCCTTCTATttcaataacaacaaaaaatgcaCTTACATGTTAAATAATTGCATAAGAGATCCTACAATCCATTGAACTCAAAAAGATAAGGAAAAGGATAAACCTTCATATTGTTAGTGTTAGAAGTTGCTCCACTGCTAATTGTCACAGATTTTCTCCTAAACAACGTAAAAAGCAGaagattaattttcttaaaacttagTAATGTCTAATCTTCAATGTTCTAAGACAAATATGCACCAGTAAGAGAgacataattgtattttaaacaAACCTTAAAGGAATACGAGTCTTGTGTGCAGCACCTCTGCATAAACAGGCAAGAGTATCACTCAGATTGAAAGATGAACAAATACTCCCACAAGAGATGAACTTACACTTTACAAGCTGGATCAGTCTTCTGTGTATCGGTATACACTTTGAAACTCCTAGTACATGCTGTTCacaagtatatatacatatttttagaaCTGAACCATTTGTTGAATGACTGATCATGATTAACGAATCACCAGGCACTTACCTCGGTTCCCAAGGATATCATCTTTACCTAGTCGTGGTGCCTACGAACAAACAAAACCAAGAGTAACTGAAAGTAAGAACTCAAAAGCTAATGTATTCATTCGATTTCTTTCAAATTGAATCATTGAAGAGGTCTGAAACCTTAACACCTTATATCAAAGATTTCAAACCCTAATCTCGATCAGAATTACGAGAACGATGGTTATCTCAATTGTAACCTTACGAAAACAGGAACAGTCCCTCGATCTCAAACTCATCTCCTTAGAACGTGAAAACAACCCTAATCTTGaagaaaattaatgattttcaaGAAAAAGTTACCTTCGCGAACGCCATTGTCCTTCAATCTCCAGATCTTCCGCTTATTCAGACtcaacgagagagagagagacagtgaGTGACGCCGCTCCTTCGAATTTTGAAATATAGCTCTAAAAAGATCTACGATTATGCCCCTGCGTTATGGGATAACGAGCAACTCGAAAAAGGTGACTATCTGTAACTTTTGGACCTTACCCGTGGCCCAGTAAGGCCCATCAATTTATTGTTCAACTAAACATAAACCGTAAATAAATCAACcggtttaaaaaacaaaattcgatTTGATTCGGTTCAGAATTGTATAATTATGTTTATTTCGCTCCTAAACTTTTCACCAAGTCCTCCCCTCACTAAACCCTAGCTTTATCCTCTATCTGTTCacttctcactctctctctcacgctcGGCAGCTACGCCTTTTACTGTAGCTTCGATGGCTTCGGGATTCGAGGATGGATTCTCAGCGGAGAAGCTCTTCGCGCAGGGATACTCCTACACCTACGACGACGTGATATTCCTCCCTCACTACATCGACTTCTCCACAGACGCCGTCTCGCTCTCCACGCGCCTCAGCAAGCGCGTCCCGCTCTCCATCCCCTGCGTCGCTTCGCCCATGGACACCGTCTCCGAGTCCCACATGGCCGCTGCTATGGCCGCGCTCGGAGGTATCGGAATCGTCCACTATAACTGCGACATCGCCACTCAGGCTTCCGTCATCCGCCACGCTAAATCCCTCCGTGTTCCGATTGCCTCCGACGCCGTTTTCAAGTGCCCTGAGAATCTGATTGGTTCGGTTGATGACTTCGGTCCTTCTTCCTTCGTTTTTGTCTCTCAGACAGGTAAAAAGTTATCTCCTTTATATGTGTAAAAAGCTTACACAGTGATTATGATTGTCTTAGTGGTACtactgtttttgttttgtttctctcaacAGTTTTGTAATGATTTAAAGCTGTAATAATGTCTATGATGTAGGGTCTAGCGAATACTGAATGGACTTTTGTTGTTGTCTGAATGGGCAGGGACATTGACACCGAGTTTGTTGGGTTATGTCTCAAAATCGGAGTGGTCTTGTATGAAAGATGAACAAAAGGAGATGAAGATATACGACTACATGCGTAGCTGTGAGAGCAGAGACTACTATGTTCCGTGGGATATCGATCTCGACAAGATCGATGCGGTTTTGGAAGATAAGCAGAAAGGGTTTGTGGTTCTGGAGAAAGATGGTGAGACCGTGAATGTAGTGACAAAAGACGATGTGGAGAGGGTTAAAGGGTACCCTAAGTTAGGGTCAGGAACTGTTGGTCCTGACAAGAAGTGGATGGTGGGTGCAGCCATAGGGACAAGGGAGTCGGATAAGGAGAGGTTGGAGCATCTGGTGAAAGCTGGGGCTAACGTTGTGGTGTTGGATAGTTCGCAAGGGAACTCTATTTACCAGATTGAGATGATTAAATACGTGAAGAATTTGTATCCGGAGTTGGATGTGGTCGGTGGGAATGTGGTGACTATGTACCAGGCTGAGAACTTGATCAAAGCTGGAGTTGATGGGCTGAGAGTTGGTATGGGGTCTGGGTCTATATGCACTACTCAAGAGGTTTGTGCTGTTGGACGCGGGCaggtaaatgaaaaaaaaaaggtttcgtTTTTTGCTCATACAGTTCTAAGTTGATTCTGTGAACTAATGGGATTGCTACTATCTTAGGCTACTGCTGTGTACAAAGTCTCGACGCTAGCTGCTCAGCACGGTGTACCTGTTATAGCAGATGGAGGGATATCAAACTCAGGTCACATTGTGAAGGCTCTAGTCCTTGGAGCATCAACTGTGATGATGGGAAGCTTCTTAGCTGGAAGCACTGAGGCTCCTGGAGCTTATGAATATCGAGTAATTGCACACAACTTCCTTCTTTGAATATTGATTCCAGCCAACTTCCAATGATTGTTTTCTCAAGGATTTTGCTTTTGTTGATCTGTTTTGTATTAATCGCAGAACGGTAGGAGAGTGAAAAAGTACCGAGGCATGGGTTCATTAGAAGCGATGACAAAAGGAAGCGACCAAAGATACTTGGGAGACACGGCGAAGCTCAAGATTGCACAAGGAGTGGTGGGAGCAGTGGCGGATAAAGGCTCGGTATTGAAGTTCATACCTTACACAATGCATGCCGTGAAGCAAGGTTTCCAAGATCTTGGTGCTTCCTCTTTGCAATCCGCTCACGAGCTATTGAGAGAAAACGTCCTTAGACTAGAGGTACCGCTGATATTTCTACTCCTTGGAAAACTCAGTTTCGTCATTTTTCATGTTATTGTTTCCGTTTTGATTGTTTTGAATTAGGCTCGTACCGGTGCAGCACAGATTGAAGGAGGAGTCCACGGACTGGTTTCTTACGAAAAGAAATCATTTTAGCTTTTTCTGAGTTTATTTTCTTATGTAACGCTGCAATAAAGACCTTGTCTCCCTTAATCTTTTTATCGTGTTTCGTTATGATATTTATGTTCTTGTTTTCAGTTTTGtattaaacacaaaaaatggaaaataataaagctgTTTGATTGCTCAAACATATTTGTACTGCTCTCTTTTTTCTCCTTCAGTAATACAAAATGTTTGATGGCTCAAACATTCAAAAACGGACCAAGGGGAAGTCAGACGTCACGAGGCTCTTGTTTCTCAGTTTTTGTTTCTACGTAAACGCCAACAAAGTGTTGGATTACAATCTACCATGTTCGGTTACAACTTGTAAGCTGCAATTAGTTTATAGAATCGATCATTGATGTTATTGATGTTATGACACTAAAGTATGCCTAATGCTTATATAATTCTAAAGTTTAAACtttgatttaaagttttaaacagTTTGGATTAGCATAACACCCAAAGATACCAACTTGTCCACTCTTGGTCTTGGTCATAGTCTAAACTGTATGGATTAAAGTATAACACCCAACGATACCAACTTATTCCACTCTTGGTAGCAACAATTCCACGTTGTTTAATAGTTAATTCCCAACAAACAATGCATCATAGTCATTTAATGGATACCTAAACTTTAAAATCAATCTTCGAACATGTCTGTCACACGTATATTGAGTCATGCTTTGGACCTCATTTAAATAACTGGAGAGATGGTTCATCCTGTGAGTTACATTTTCTTTTGAAGATTAGTCTcaacatttcttttttttttttttatgatcaaGAGTCTCAACATTTCTATAGTTTGAGATACCAAGCtaataaaaaattgtatcaagtttatttatttgtcaattgtcatgtttcaaaataaaagttTCAACGTGATGCAAAAAGCAAAATAGTAGTAGATTTAAGTGATTTTGTTATCTTATGATTAGTTCTGTCGAAGATAAGATTccacattaaaaatatgaattagaAATATGAATGAGATTTAAGTAATGGATTTGGGCCACTGCACTTACCGCCgattgattttaagttggaagcccaaaACACTTATCATGGTATTAGAGCATGCCCACACCCTGACCCATTAATCTGGCCCGAAAGGAAACCCGTCATCCTACTAGCTGATGACCCATAGAAGGTTCAGTTCCGCCAAGATTGCTAAAAAAAGAGCATTGTCTCGGTAGGGGTATGATGGATTATGTGAGATTAATGGTTATACGCACCATTATCTCGAGGGAGGGTGTTAGAGATAAGATCCCACATTGAAAATATGAATGAaacttaagtaatatataagatacttggACATTTCCACTTACCGCCAATTAGTTTTAAGTTTGAAGCCCAAGAAACTTATCAAGTTTATACGtagttttctttataaaatatacaaactagCATATACAAGCATCATACTTTGGAAATTGCAAAAGTTAACAGTGGAGTCTGAAAGAAAGCAAATGAAGAACTATATATAGCAAGATGTGTGATCGGATGCTCCTAATATGCATGTGTCCCAATGAACGCCCATTCTCCTGAGGACATGATTAACCTCAATCTTTTAACcggggttcttaactcatgatttgacatttttttggtttttgttttttttgttttttttaacacttttcAGCTAAGAAacggctcttatatctcttatttaagagttggttcttagcttttcttagttaaaatataaaaaagctaagaaccgtctcttatcCGAAGCTAAGAACCCCATTTAAGAGAATCATGgtctaacactacaagaaaaaaggCTTTTATTAGCGGACGAAAAATGCTATCTAACGATACGATAGCGGTTTACGAAGCGCTGCATCATCGCCCGTCATAGCAGGTCAGACACACTAGATAGCAGTTTTTAGCACTGCTATTATATTATGATATACTATAGCGGTTTTGTATatgcaattaaatattttttaatagtgttgtttttgtgttattatttaccttattaaaaattaaaataaatttatatatcgaAATTGTTACAAATGTAAAACCGGTACATCAAAGttaaccaaactaaaccaaacaacttttttaaagaaaaaataacaacTAAACCTAAACCTACTAAGCCGTTGTGTCTCTTGACTTCTCTCCTACTCCgcctctcttcctcttcttctttttgctcGGCTCCACctcaaccaccaccaccagctTCCTCTGCCATCTCCACACCAAAGCTTCGTCAGATCCAATGTtggtcttcttcatcttctctcctCTTCTATTTCAtcctctctcctcttcttcagAGACGCGGTGGAGTTAGAGTCTTGACCGGCGGATTCGGAGAGCTTCATCTCGGCCCAATCAAAAACGGCTCGTATCTGGGCTTCGTCATCAGGCAGAGGAGCATCGCAACAGGTTGGCATTGAAGACGGTGGTGCTTGAGCTTCGTTGCCATTTTCATCTCTGAGAAAGCTCTCCCCACTTATCCCAACAATCTCGTTACTTTGTTTAAATCTGGATAATTAGAAAAAATGGAAACACAAGAGACGAGAGAGAGGTTTGAGATTAAATTTTGATAAAGAGTAAAAGAGATGTATCTTGAATGACAAACGCAGCAGCAGAGTCTAGAATTGAAGGCACCCGAGGCGGTGTTGAAGGCACCAAAGGCGAAGTTGAAGGCACCAAAGTCCAAGTCGAAGGGGGATTGCTAAATCAAACTCAATatccaaacttaaaaaaaaaatagttgagaagaagagaagattaAACAGAGAAGACTCGAaggggaagagagagagagagagagagagagagagagagagagagagagagagagaaatgaatTGTGGTCGTTAGATTAAACTAATCTAAGGGTTTGTATTGCAATCCTCGTGATTCATGTATTGGCCAATAGAAAAgccttctttattttttaccttttcttCGACAactctttgtttttcttcagtatacattattgttttttgtttaagGTTCATGTATATTCAAAGGTTCGAGTTTGATtaatgatttagagtttaaattaaagtttaatgtatttacatttctttttaattcttttagaattttcctaaatttaaaaattagatattataatttaacatttgaaatataaatttgatttggattttgtagatttatgattttcaaaattttcataataGGGTTTGAAATTAGAGTTATATTAAGTATTTTTAGCACAAATTTAAGGGCTTTGtgttattattttgaaattattatacaaattataagttttgtgctttatagtttatatgtttGATTGAGGAATTAAGGTTTGTGTGTTTGgaagttatatattaaaattaaaaagaataagTTTGAGTTCAAATTCAAGAGTTGAAGTTATAGTATGAGAATATAAACTTAGAGTTTTAAGGTTTATacttagagtttagggtttaaaaagttctttagagttaagggatttaaaaaaccaaacataatgttttaattattttgatattaaaCATAAGCTATCACAATGTTTCCaattatactattttatcaTAGCGTTTCTAAATAtacaaacgctatctaaaaCTAACGGATATGTCAACTATATCagaaagacaaaaaaagttatCCTCTACTGTTATCAAACCCCATTTTTTTGCATAACCCACTCCCAGATGAATAAAGACAACACCAGAGATAAGAAAAGTCAGAATCACATGCATTCTGCTGAAACATATGGGAAATTGCACCCCTAGGAATTTTACTCCATTATATGATTTGTTGAAGCTTTACCCATTTTTGGAGCGAGAGTTAATTTTCATTTTGGAAGAATCATgttggataaatcttaaatctGGTGAGGTCCTGAGGAAAATGTGGTTAAATGTATTAGTGTTGTAAAACTATAGAATAGAATCTGTATGATTCtattttattcataaacataaagagccatttatatataaagaattacaccgtaaaaaaataatgaaaagactagagaaagaaaatacaaatatgaaaatacaaatatggaaaaagtacaaatcataaactaataaggaaaagagaaactagagtttctctctctctccagccaccggctctctctctctctctctctctagggcgcggccgtgtctctctctctctctaggtatgggccggttatggaccgggccggttatggacatccacaatatgatttataacacttcccgttggatgccataaccatacagagtttgtaatacgctttagatgttacctcgttaaaaccttaccaggaaaacctagtgggacaaaaccatggtgaagaaaaaagagtacaaaACGTATTACTCCCCATGTTTtgaacatcactgaaggtctttcagtctacgcatcccaatctgatgcgtgagcttcctgaatgtgcaagtaggaagtgatttggtgaacaggtcggctgagttgtcaCTGGAATGCACTTGGACGACTTAGACCTCGCCggctttctgaagctcgtgcgtgaagaagaacttaggcagtATGTGCTTCGTCCGGTCTCCTTTGATGTAGCCATCCTTAAGCTGAGCAATGcaagctgcattgtcctcatacatcacggttggTGCGTCCTTGCCTTCGGTCATCCCACAATCAACTCGGATATGGTTGGTCATGGACCGTAACCACACaaactcgcggctggcctcgtGAA
This region of Brassica napus cultivar Da-Ae chromosome C5, Da-Ae, whole genome shotgun sequence genomic DNA includes:
- the LOC106396146 gene encoding putative cyclin-B3-1 isoform X4; translation: MAFAKAPRLGKDDILGNRACTRSFKVYTDTQKTDPACKVGAAHKTRIPLRRKSVTISSGATSNTNNMKGTSRVTGQNKSSNENSEKYTKVTRKALADLSNVGGNTLRPALSGSSTMKWKGVKCANPQRISVGSARVHDISLKKSTKENVSSFDSKQLGQGLAGKVSNKAQLSSARSFTWKTRTSVSTIPSDGTNQSKNKVRIARKSIKIQTTVRTSLQNRSPLKKPPVGKSKSQSFLSVPSPEEAASALSIPEQTETEGPKEDTQGESSSNVKKDSSTKVLDVTARPKSKRRKSFTSLLVTGSKKNDETAQQEKLPNIDDESNQLEVAEYVDDIYQFYWTAEALNPALGYYLSTQTKVSPVTRGILINWLIEVHSKFDLMHETLYLTMNLLDRYLSQVPVQKNEMQLIGLTALLLASKYEDYWHPRIKDLISISAETYTREQILGMERTMLKQLKFRLNEATPYVFMLRFLKAAQSNKKLQQLSFYLIELCLVEYEALKFKPSLLCASAIYVARCTLHMTPVWTALLNSHTHYNVSQMKDCSDMILRFHKAAKTGKLRVTYDKYMKSERSNVAVLKPLDKLPL
- the LOC106396146 gene encoding putative cyclin-B3-1 isoform X2 codes for the protein MISLGTEHVLGVSKCIPIHRRLIQLVKCKFISCGSICSSFNLSDTLACLCRGAAHKTRIPLRRKSVTISSGATSNTNNMKGTSRVTGQNKSSNENSEKYTKVTRKALADLSNVGGNTLRPALSGSSTMKWKGVKCANPQRISVGSARVHDISLKKSTKENVSSFDSKQLGQGLAGKVSNKAQLSSARSFTWKTRTSVSTIPSDGTNQSKNKVRIARKSIKIQTTVRTSLQNRSPLKKPPVGKSKSQSFLSVPSPEEAASALSIPEQTETEGPKEDTQGESSSNVKKDSSTKVLDVTARPKSKRRKSFTSLLVTGSKKNDETAQQEKLPNIDDESNQLEVAEYVDDIYQFYWTAEALNPALGYYLSTQTKVSPVTRGILINWLIEVHSKFDLMHETLYLTMNLLDRYLSQVPVQKNEMQLIGLTALLLASKYEDYWHPRIKDLISISAETYTREQILGMERTMLKQLKFRLNEATPYVFMLRFLKAAQSNKKLQQLSFYLIELCLVEYEALKFKPSLLCASAIYVARCTLHMTPVWTALLNSHTHYNVSQMKDCSDMILRFHKAAKTGKLRVTYDKYMKSERSNVAVLKPLDKLPL
- the LOC106396146 gene encoding putative cyclin-B3-1 isoform X3; this translates as MAFAKAPRLGKDDILGNRACTRSFKVYTDTQKTDPACKVGAAHKTRIPLRRKSVTISSGATSNTNNMKKGTSRVTGQNKSSNENSEKYTKVTRKALADLSNVGGNTLRPALSGSSTMKWKGVKCANPQRISVGSARVHDISLKKSTKENVSSFDSKQLGQGLAGKVSNKAQLSSARSFTWKTRTSVSTIPSDGTNQSKNKVRIARKSIKIQTTVRTSLQNRSPLKKPPVGKSKSQSFLSVPSPEEAASALSIPEQTETEGPKEDTQGESSSNVKKDSSTKVLDVTARPKSKRRKSFTSLLVTGSKKNDETAQQEKLPNIDDESNQLEVAEYVDDIYQFYWTAEALNPALGYYLSTQTKVSPVTRGILINWLIEVHSKFDLMHETLYLTMNLLDRYLSQVPVQKNEMQLIGLTALLLASKYEDYWHPRIKDLISISAETYTREQILGMERTMLKQLKFRLNEATPYVFMLRFLKAAQSNKKLQQLSFYLIELCLVEYEALKFKPSLLCASAIYVARCTLHMTPVWTALLNSHTHYNVSQMKDCSDMILRFHKAAKTGKLRVTYDKYMKSERSNVAVLKPLDKLPL
- the LOC106396146 gene encoding putative cyclin-B3-1 isoform X1 is translated as MISLGTEHVLGVSKCIPIHRRLIQLVKCKFISCGSICSSFNLSDTLACLCRGAAHKTRIPLRRKSVTISSGATSNTNNMKKGTSRVTGQNKSSNENSEKYTKVTRKALADLSNVGGNTLRPALSGSSTMKWKGVKCANPQRISVGSARVHDISLKKSTKENVSSFDSKQLGQGLAGKVSNKAQLSSARSFTWKTRTSVSTIPSDGTNQSKNKVRIARKSIKIQTTVRTSLQNRSPLKKPPVGKSKSQSFLSVPSPEEAASALSIPEQTETEGPKEDTQGESSSNVKKDSSTKVLDVTARPKSKRRKSFTSLLVTGSKKNDETAQQEKLPNIDDESNQLEVAEYVDDIYQFYWTAEALNPALGYYLSTQTKVSPVTRGILINWLIEVHSKFDLMHETLYLTMNLLDRYLSQVPVQKNEMQLIGLTALLLASKYEDYWHPRIKDLISISAETYTREQILGMERTMLKQLKFRLNEATPYVFMLRFLKAAQSNKKLQQLSFYLIELCLVEYEALKFKPSLLCASAIYVARCTLHMTPVWTALLNSHTHYNVSQMKDCSDMILRFHKAAKTGKLRVTYDKYMKSERSNVAVLKPLDKLPL
- the LOC106396147 gene encoding inosine-5'-monophosphate dehydrogenase 2, which translates into the protein MASGFEDGFSAEKLFAQGYSYTYDDVIFLPHYIDFSTDAVSLSTRLSKRVPLSIPCVASPMDTVSESHMAAAMAALGGIGIVHYNCDIATQASVIRHAKSLRVPIASDAVFKCPENLIGSVDDFGPSSFVFVSQTGTLTPSLLGYVSKSEWSCMKDEQKEMKIYDYMRSCESRDYYVPWDIDLDKIDAVLEDKQKGFVVLEKDGETVNVVTKDDVERVKGYPKLGSGTVGPDKKWMVGAAIGTRESDKERLEHLVKAGANVVVLDSSQGNSIYQIEMIKYVKNLYPELDVVGGNVVTMYQAENLIKAGVDGLRVGMGSGSICTTQEVCAVGRGQATAVYKVSTLAAQHGVPVIADGGISNSGHIVKALVLGASTVMMGSFLAGSTEAPGAYEYRNGRRVKKYRGMGSLEAMTKGSDQRYLGDTAKLKIAQGVVGAVADKGSVLKFIPYTMHAVKQGFQDLGASSLQSAHELLRENVLRLEARTGAAQIEGGVHGLVSYEKKSF